The Nitrospira sp. KM1 genome includes a window with the following:
- a CDS encoding helix-turn-helix domain-containing protein, protein MEPPNRFALVDPTVKEAMVMLGMARSVIYRAIQRGQLEQVGPRYRRRVTRESVMRRLAEITIREDAKWRGPRQASFER, encoded by the coding sequence ATGGAGCCGCCGAATCGGTTCGCTCTCGTTGACCCTACGGTGAAGGAAGCCATGGTGATGCTCGGGATGGCACGGAGCGTGATCTATCGGGCGATCCAACGTGGGCAACTCGAACAGGTTGGCCCTCGGTACCGGAGGCGCGTCACCCGCGAGTCGGTGATGCGGAGGCTGGCCGAGATCACGATACGAGAAGACGCGAAGTGGCGTGGGCCACGACAGGCGAGTTTCGAGAGATGA
- a CDS encoding site-specific integrase, which yields MAPNFTLVPSSAVPALNSIVEDYEAECLAGRRFPDPDDHELWQRCKETWRIREWIELYYRYHLSTLADSTTTVIKARIGKHFTPLLDLKPESITRRWIIHWSDEIAKTSPVVAYMCIKNLKALFFKAAEWEIWDKANPTRGIKRPRPFPRTRFIQPGEELQRLMTVLNMEPDDIKTFFITLLLTGCRKGEAQRMKWADLDLVNGLWHKPAGTTKAKRPQTTPLPAQLVKLLTWLPRLSTYVFERPDQLGRWGEIYTQNQWARIRKRAHLPDCRIHDIRRTFASFMAMNGKSSTLIANALGHANLSQVHIYARLDVSSLRTAVDEQAESIMRLYPDLTPPDRHDGSGARSQPPKPPRRPAPHAKTVRPEPVHVEPEPIPAEAVVVQPTYVHPEPVSQDEWPG from the coding sequence ATGGCTCCCAATTTCACGCTCGTGCCCTCCTCGGCTGTGCCTGCCCTCAATTCGATCGTTGAAGACTACGAAGCCGAGTGTCTGGCGGGCCGTCGCTTTCCCGATCCCGATGACCATGAGCTCTGGCAGCGGTGCAAAGAGACGTGGCGCATCCGGGAATGGATTGAGCTCTACTACCGCTATCACCTCTCCACATTGGCCGATTCGACCACGACGGTGATCAAGGCGCGCATCGGGAAGCACTTCACACCTCTGTTGGACCTGAAGCCCGAGAGCATCACCCGGCGTTGGATTATTCATTGGTCCGATGAAATCGCCAAGACCTCCCCGGTCGTCGCGTACATGTGCATCAAGAATCTCAAGGCTCTCTTCTTCAAGGCCGCGGAATGGGAGATCTGGGACAAGGCGAACCCGACCCGAGGCATTAAGCGGCCCCGACCCTTCCCGCGAACACGCTTTATTCAACCTGGAGAGGAACTGCAACGGCTCATGACGGTGTTGAACATGGAGCCGGACGACATCAAGACCTTCTTCATAACGTTGCTTCTCACCGGCTGCCGAAAAGGGGAAGCGCAGCGGATGAAGTGGGCTGATCTTGATCTCGTGAACGGACTCTGGCACAAGCCGGCGGGCACGACGAAAGCCAAGCGTCCGCAGACCACGCCGCTCCCGGCTCAGTTGGTGAAGCTCCTCACTTGGTTGCCACGGCTGAGCACCTATGTGTTCGAGCGGCCGGATCAGCTCGGTCGGTGGGGGGAGATCTACACACAGAACCAATGGGCGCGTATTCGGAAGCGGGCACACCTGCCAGACTGCCGGATTCACGATATCCGCAGGACCTTCGCCTCATTCATGGCGATGAACGGGAAGTCTTCGACGTTGATTGCCAATGCGTTGGGACATGCCAATCTCTCGCAGGTCCATATTTATGCCCGTCTGGATGTCAGTTCTCTGCGAACCGCCGTCGATGAACAGGCGGAATCGATCATGCGGTTATACCCAGATCTGACACCACCAGATAGGCATGATGGCTCTGGGGCACGATCACAGCCACCGAAGCCACCTCGGCGGCCTGCGCCTCATGCCAAGACCGTACGCCCGGAGCCCGTTCACGTGGAGCCTGAGCCCATACCAGCGGAGGCCGTGGTGGTTCAGCCGACGTATGTCCACCCGGAGCCTGTGTCTCAAGACGAGTGGCCTGGGTAA
- a CDS encoding YdiY family protein, with translation MTHNGDRLSGEIVTMEDGILTLDTEYGEMKIEWGKVVHVTSTKPMKVRVSGEKKGLVSDFFVGGHEFRHVTELRQDGPIPISEVKGINIGHIRHDGTITLGGNHTTGNTNTKAVNAVSRVKIQAHRQRLDLEGKYNYGEANGAVTARNWLFQLKYDYFLTEKVFLNTSNMLEHDRFQNLQLRTTLGAGVGYQFFNTGQLSLSSTVGMAYVDEDYTTVPRTQTPSAHAGYRFEATLWSRIKIFQRFDGYYDFKYGNAIRITMDQGVRIPVYQTLYVSLEYDYRLNTKPAPDRKEVDDAYIFGVGFEF, from the coding sequence ATGACGCACAATGGAGATCGCCTGAGTGGCGAGATCGTCACGATGGAGGATGGCATTCTGACCCTTGACACCGAATATGGAGAGATGAAGATCGAATGGGGGAAAGTCGTGCACGTGACATCCACCAAACCAATGAAAGTGAGGGTGTCAGGGGAGAAGAAAGGTCTCGTTTCCGACTTTTTCGTGGGCGGGCATGAATTCCGCCATGTCACGGAGCTTAGGCAGGACGGCCCCATCCCTATATCCGAAGTCAAAGGCATCAACATCGGGCATATCCGCCATGACGGCACAATCACGCTAGGGGGGAACCACACCACTGGGAACACCAATACCAAAGCCGTCAATGCAGTCAGCCGGGTCAAGATCCAAGCCCATCGTCAGCGTTTAGATCTGGAGGGCAAATACAACTATGGCGAAGCTAATGGTGCCGTGACCGCGAGAAACTGGTTATTCCAATTAAAATATGACTATTTTCTCACCGAGAAGGTCTTTCTCAACACGTCCAACATGCTCGAACATGACCGGTTTCAGAACCTCCAGCTTCGTACCACGTTAGGCGCCGGAGTGGGGTATCAATTCTTCAATACAGGGCAGCTTTCTCTATCCAGCACGGTCGGCATGGCCTATGTCGATGAAGATTACACCACGGTACCTCGCACCCAAACGCCCTCCGCCCATGCAGGATACCGCTTTGAAGCCACGCTATGGTCTCGCATCAAGATCTTTCAGCGTTTTGATGGGTACTATGATTTCAAGTACGGAAATGCTATTCGCATTACCATGGATCAAGGTGTCCGCATCCCTGTCTATCAGACGCTGTACGTAAGCCTTGAATACGACTATCGGCTGAATACGAAGCCTGCCCCCGATCGCAAGGAGGTAGACGATGCCTACATTTTTGGCGTGGGCTTTGAATTCTAG
- a CDS encoding response regulator: MITILVIDGHDEDRSYVVERLKIAFPDYRIVEADTGDAGCDILRREGAHCIVLELDLPDRSGFQILIDVVPLVNSPEVPVIVLTRVPNRDVWELARTNGAHACLLKSKTSGDELARVVQTGLARIPPAKGEEPKRFPHACSE; encoded by the coding sequence GTGATAACCATTCTTGTCATCGACGGACACGACGAAGACCGTTCGTATGTTGTGGAGCGCCTCAAGATTGCATTCCCCGACTATCGGATCGTCGAAGCCGATACGGGGGATGCGGGATGTGACATCTTGCGGCGAGAGGGCGCCCATTGCATCGTGCTTGAGCTCGATCTGCCTGACCGCTCCGGGTTCCAAATACTGATCGATGTGGTTCCGCTGGTGAACTCCCCTGAAGTGCCGGTGATTGTGTTGACTCGCGTCCCCAATCGGGACGTGTGGGAGCTGGCGAGAACGAATGGGGCCCATGCCTGCCTCTTAAAGTCCAAGACTTCCGGGGACGAGCTTGCTCGGGTGGTCCAGACGGGGCTGGCCCGGATTCCTCCGGCGAAGGGTGAGGAGCCGAAACGATTCCCGCATGCCTGCTCCGAATAG
- a CDS encoding SgcJ/EcaC family oxidoreductase — protein MTEDERAIRHVIATWLQASQSGDTATVLSLMTEDVVFMVPGLEPFGREGFESTTNERSTTGTQIDGTNDIVELRIPRIGSSRVIGSP, from the coding sequence ATGACGGAAGACGAACGAGCGATCCGGCATGTCATTGCGACTTGGCTGCAGGCAAGCCAATCTGGCGACACGGCCACGGTGCTCTCGCTCATGACTGAGGACGTGGTATTCATGGTTCCCGGTCTGGAGCCGTTCGGCCGAGAGGGTTTCGAATCAACCACCAACGAGCGCAGCACCACAGGGACACAGATCGATGGGACCAACGACATCGTCGAACTTCGGATCCCGAGAATTGGGAGTTCACGCGTAATCGGATCGCCCTGA
- a CDS encoding thermonuclease family protein: MPRGARGGHSTSTGRTIADVLLADGADVNHQLVKSGWCWWYVPKDTVLERLEGEAREAKLELWTDASPVPPWKFRKSRRGRRAGMC, translated from the coding sequence ATTCCGAGAGGAGCGCGGGGCGGTCATTCGACAAGCACCGGCCGCACGATTGCCGATGTGCTGTTAGCCGATGGAGCGGATGTGAACCATCAACTGGTCAAGAGTGGCTGGTGTTGGTGGTATGTGCCGAAGGACACCGTACTTGAGAGATTGGAGGGAGAAGCACGAGAAGCGAAGCTAGAATTATGGACTGATGCTTCTCCCGTTCCACCGTGGAAGTTCAGGAAAAGTAGGAGAGGAAGGCGCGCCGGAATGTGTTGA
- a CDS encoding GNAT family N-acetyltransferase → MTSRAMLPVSIRPFLVADSDTLVALFRDSVRSASPHDYTEMQVMAWAPELIDLEQFKARREAKATWVAESLGRVIGFCDLEHDGHIDMLYVHPQHQRRGVAGAMLDYLEEVARQRKLTRLYTEASITARPVFEGHGFHCIAPQIVTVRGVSMTNFRMEKYLN, encoded by the coding sequence ATGACTTCGCGCGCAATGCTTCCTGTAAGTATACGGCCATTTTTGGTTGCCGATTCCGACACACTTGTCGCGCTATTCCGTGACTCAGTACGGAGCGCAAGTCCTCACGACTATACGGAAATGCAGGTTATGGCTTGGGCTCCAGAGCTGATTGACCTAGAGCAATTTAAGGCTCGACGTGAAGCAAAGGCGACGTGGGTCGCGGAAAGCCTAGGGCGGGTGATTGGCTTCTGCGATCTTGAGCATGACGGTCATATCGACATGCTGTACGTTCATCCACAGCATCAAAGGCGTGGTGTTGCTGGGGCGATGCTGGATTACCTGGAGGAAGTCGCTCGACAAAGAAAACTGACTCGTCTATACACGGAAGCCAGCATCACCGCTCGCCCCGTTTTTGAGGGTCATGGATTCCATTGCATCGCCCCTCAGATTGTCACTGTTAGGGGCGTATCGATGACCAACTTTCGAATGGAAAAGTACCTCAACTAA
- a CDS encoding VOC family protein, whose translation MGRRYDHIDLRVRSLANVQDFYATLMPALGFTHKVEVANWLVFEGPTLTGMPDFFGLTESPQHVPNECRIAFWAESTVEVDRLAALAIRAGAQRVEGPGYDEGPGYYAVFFEDPDGNRLEICHRTKHAQ comes from the coding sequence ATGGGAAGACGCTACGATCATATCGACCTGCGGGTACGCAGTCTGGCCAATGTGCAAGACTTCTATGCGACCCTCATGCCGGCGCTGGGATTTACCCACAAGGTCGAAGTAGCAAATTGGCTGGTGTTTGAAGGGCCGACCTTGACCGGGATGCCGGACTTCTTCGGCCTTACGGAATCACCGCAGCATGTACCCAATGAATGCCGGATCGCTTTCTGGGCTGAGAGCACGGTTGAAGTGGATCGGCTGGCCGCCCTTGCGATACGTGCCGGCGCCCAAAGGGTGGAGGGGCCGGGCTACGATGAAGGGCCCGGCTATTACGCCGTCTTCTTCGAGGATCCCGATGGGAATCGTCTGGAAATCTGCCATCGTACCAAGCACGCACAGTAA
- a CDS encoding phytanoyl-CoA dioxygenase family protein, translating into MGINILFIDGDTDDHKYFVDRLKRIFPDDQILEASSGNIGRELLHRERIDCLVLELDLPDMSGFQILVDAVPVASAPRLPVIVLTRLPNRDIWELAKRNGAYACLWKPCTTGDVLVSTIERGLAQIAPQGKEPNSLPLPHIGQRRLTSAEIATFHQDGFLSVSHLTTPNDIAHLRRLIDPLFRSSCRTFGVIDHVLKLAPAIRHSAAFQTCQRIAQQLAGITTRVSFDQALYKRPHELHGTRWHQDQAFRNRHFPMNTLHFWIPLQPVTTHNGCLHFIPGSHQQGLLPHYQIDENDPYAITPQKVDTSHAVPCPLSVGSATIHTPLTLHAALPNNTEEIRRAWALVFRPFGRIGALNPFPAVRQLFTH; encoded by the coding sequence ATGGGAATAAACATTCTGTTTATCGATGGAGACACCGATGACCACAAATACTTCGTTGATCGTCTGAAGCGAATCTTTCCTGACGACCAGATTCTTGAAGCCTCCTCCGGGAACATCGGACGTGAGCTATTGCATCGCGAGCGCATCGATTGTCTGGTGCTCGAACTCGATCTGCCCGATATGTCGGGATTCCAAATTCTAGTCGATGCGGTACCCGTTGCGAGTGCTCCCAGGCTGCCAGTCATTGTACTTACCCGGCTCCCTAACAGGGACATTTGGGAACTCGCTAAAAGAAATGGGGCCTATGCCTGCTTATGGAAGCCCTGCACTACAGGTGATGTACTCGTCAGTACCATTGAACGGGGCCTTGCACAAATCGCCCCGCAAGGGAAAGAACCCAATTCACTACCACTGCCGCATATCGGGCAACGGCGCCTGACATCAGCGGAGATTGCAACATTTCACCAGGACGGGTTTCTCAGCGTTTCCCATCTGACCACTCCGAATGATATCGCCCACCTTCGGAGACTTATCGATCCGTTATTTAGATCTTCCTGTCGTACGTTTGGCGTTATTGATCATGTACTGAAATTGGCTCCGGCTATTCGTCACAGCGCGGCGTTTCAGACGTGTCAGCGTATCGCGCAGCAGCTGGCCGGAATCACTACCCGTGTTTCATTCGATCAGGCTCTGTATAAGCGTCCTCATGAGCTACATGGGACACGCTGGCATCAGGATCAAGCCTTTCGCAACCGGCATTTCCCCATGAACACATTGCACTTTTGGATTCCCCTCCAACCGGTCACCACACACAACGGCTGTCTGCACTTCATTCCAGGCAGTCATCAGCAAGGCTTGCTGCCTCACTATCAAATAGACGAAAATGATCCCTACGCTATCACACCGCAGAAGGTCGATACCTCTCACGCCGTTCCCTGTCCCCTGTCTGTGGGCTCCGCGACCATTCACACTCCGCTGACGCTGCACGCTGCACTGCCGAACAACACTGAGGAGATCCGGCGCGCTTGGGCTTTGGTCTTCAGGCCCTTTGGCCGAATTGGCGCATTGAACCCCTTCCCCGCTGTCAGGCAACTATTTACACACTAA
- a CDS encoding TIGR04255 family protein has translation MIDQDAIDEVFPFNPLKQVAFEIRYPFNLQVQRDLCVVQKKLKDTYPKFQKDEIELIEGSLAKLYTFWNVEGTRSIRIGEDRLIILFTKYETFELFQAEALQLTKEVCNLFEITHCQRVGLRYVNNIEVPREGLTYKITNFINPFFDIKRATQTGPMKFSLEVTMKKPGCLITLRTAFSGKPPDQPGAVYLLDLDAYVLSDCPLEDLRKTSAELHHQIQLEFLSHITAEYKKVMRGQS, from the coding sequence GTGATTGACCAGGACGCCATTGATGAAGTTTTTCCATTCAATCCATTGAAGCAGGTAGCATTTGAAATACGCTATCCTTTCAATCTACAAGTGCAAAGGGATCTTTGTGTTGTACAAAAGAAGCTCAAGGACACATATCCCAAATTTCAAAAAGATGAAATCGAGCTAATTGAAGGCTCTCTAGCTAAGCTCTATACATTCTGGAACGTGGAGGGGACGCGGTCAATAAGAATTGGCGAAGATCGGCTAATAATACTGTTCACTAAGTATGAGACTTTTGAATTGTTCCAAGCCGAAGCATTACAGCTTACAAAAGAAGTCTGCAACTTATTCGAAATCACCCACTGTCAGCGTGTGGGGCTGAGATACGTCAACAATATTGAAGTGCCTAGAGAGGGCCTAACCTACAAAATCACTAACTTTATCAATCCATTTTTCGATATCAAGCGAGCGACCCAAACCGGCCCAATGAAATTTTCTCTCGAAGTCACTATGAAGAAGCCGGGATGCCTCATTACGTTAAGAACCGCATTCTCGGGAAAACCGCCGGATCAACCTGGAGCAGTCTATCTGCTGGATCTTGATGCCTATGTTTTAAGCGATTGCCCTCTTGAAGATTTAAGGAAAACATCTGCAGAACTACATCATCAGATCCAACTCGAATTCCTAAGCCATATCACTGCCGAATATAAAAAGGTGATGAGGGGGCAATCGTGA
- a CDS encoding XRE family transcriptional regulator, protein MLQQILDSAGLNATTSAGLLGISPDLLQQWAAGQRSIPDSMVRRLSAVLGVAPTLLRSSKRIKGHQADITPAIWFKFRGAGLTDSDRECVLLIRQLGFYVDQLEQVTSTKDVGWDLLFEAIRRETDKQAPPREQGRQAARIFRQYTGLEKGHGGIGELFRGNLRSKGVLIIESPLPKSNLEGCCFYLGATSLDRPCLFSNTYKGTWFRRNHVLLHELAHAIFDACTEGASIDFLEAKDLIPSLSEERAEAFAKECLVPREVLIHMTSKLGINWHALSSKKLAELVGMTHCEQRTVLSAAVDNELISEDERNNYINLEISEDLLKVSERALSAGQFIRKKGIKPEWQNKRNTTIPTRTLRLPSSYILRVLDALRIGNVSTSKAAELLMIDEGTFYSRFNDKVPAYSE, encoded by the coding sequence ATGCTACAGCAGATTCTAGATTCCGCTGGTTTAAACGCAACTACATCCGCCGGCCTTCTTGGTATCAGCCCAGACCTCTTGCAGCAATGGGCGGCGGGACAACGTTCGATCCCTGATTCAATGGTTCGTCGTCTCTCAGCCGTTCTCGGCGTCGCACCAACTCTCTTACGAAGCTCTAAGAGAATCAAGGGTCATCAGGCCGACATCACGCCAGCCATATGGTTCAAGTTCAGAGGTGCTGGGTTGACTGACTCTGATCGTGAATGCGTCCTGTTGATCCGCCAACTAGGATTTTATGTGGATCAACTAGAGCAGGTGACTAGTACCAAAGATGTAGGTTGGGATCTTCTCTTTGAGGCAATACGCCGTGAGACTGATAAGCAAGCTCCGCCTAGAGAACAGGGGCGCCAAGCAGCGCGTATCTTCCGCCAATATACGGGTTTAGAAAAAGGGCATGGCGGAATTGGAGAACTTTTCAGAGGAAATCTGCGAAGCAAAGGTGTTCTCATTATCGAGAGTCCCTTGCCTAAGTCCAACCTAGAAGGTTGCTGTTTTTATCTTGGTGCAACATCCCTTGATCGCCCTTGCTTGTTCTCCAACACATACAAGGGAACATGGTTCAGAAGAAACCATGTCTTGTTGCATGAACTTGCGCACGCAATCTTTGATGCATGCACAGAAGGAGCGTCCATCGATTTTCTTGAAGCTAAAGACTTGATACCTTCCTTATCAGAAGAGCGGGCCGAGGCTTTTGCTAAAGAGTGTTTAGTGCCGAGGGAAGTATTGATTCATATGACATCTAAGCTAGGAATCAATTGGCACGCACTTTCTTCCAAGAAACTCGCTGAGCTCGTGGGTATGACTCATTGCGAACAACGCACCGTGCTATCTGCAGCAGTTGACAATGAACTCATTTCTGAAGATGAGCGTAACAATTACATCAATTTGGAGATCTCGGAAGACCTGCTTAAGGTTTCCGAGCGGGCCTTAAGTGCCGGCCAATTCATAAGAAAGAAAGGCATTAAGCCAGAGTGGCAAAACAAACGTAACACAACCATTCCCACAAGAACGCTGCGATTGCCTTCCTCATATATTCTCAGGGTCTTAGATGCTCTCCGCATAGGAAACGTTAGCACCAGCAAAGCTGCTGAACTTCTTATGATAGATGAAGGAACTTTCTACTCCAGATTTAATGATAAAGTTCCCGCCTATTCAGAATAG
- a CDS encoding CV_2116 domain-containing protein encodes MAKTVQYHYYTIRSLPWQLVSTHQWKPHIVITWQDDGRTHTREFSPAVTYQSEEEADVHSVTYGQRVVDGKVRGQSLT; translated from the coding sequence ATGGCCAAAACCGTTCAGTATCACTACTACACGATCCGCTCGTTGCCCTGGCAATTGGTCAGCACCCACCAATGGAAACCACACATCGTGATTACGTGGCAGGATGATGGGAGAACGCACACACGGGAATTTTCCCCCGCAGTCACCTACCAGTCAGAGGAAGAAGCCGATGTCCACAGCGTGACCTATGGTCAGCGCGTGGTCGATGGGAAAGTGCGCGGGCAATCCCTGACCTAA
- a CDS encoding MarR family winged helix-turn-helix transcriptional regulator codes for MGPQPTILEQILRLHAELRERLSQFRLTPLQAAVLLYLHRHPDVGTMRLAEALRLKAPTTTPVIQDLFRKRLITRSAPTRDGRARPVTLTNKGAVLIPQILKSIEGIRLEEAEPADEQETSWG; via the coding sequence ATGGGACCACAACCGACCATCCTTGAACAGATTCTGCGTCTTCACGCAGAGCTTCGAGAGCGGTTGTCCCAATTTCGCCTGACGCCGCTACAGGCCGCTGTGCTCCTCTACCTGCACCGCCATCCTGACGTGGGGACAATGCGACTCGCGGAGGCGCTCCGGCTGAAGGCTCCGACCACGACGCCCGTGATCCAAGACCTTTTCCGTAAGCGACTCATTACGCGGAGTGCGCCCACTCGTGACGGACGAGCGCGCCCGGTCACGCTCACGAACAAAGGAGCGGTGCTCATTCCGCAGATTCTGAAGAGCATTGAAGGGATACGACTTGAGGAGGCGGAGCCGGCCGACGAGCAGGAGACATCGTGGGGCTGA
- a CDS encoding outer membrane protein: protein MIFFLILLLMPVPAFAELEIAAYGGGSFTNKTNITEDSLNLSINNVKFDDSVTVGGKVGYWFPAFSNILSYGLGVDVFYFRPNISEQTVGLRVGNLQGSGRLSAINIRTVGIGVDILKLRLELLKDDHFQQGRFQPYITAGPAIFLTEFKQDNEKANDTKLGLKAGGGVQVLFTNMVGLFAEYRFTHYVGAVDVEFSPVDTRTLEGDINTHHLVGGLALHF, encoded by the coding sequence ATGATATTCTTCTTGATTCTCCTCCTCATGCCCGTTCCTGCCTTCGCTGAACTTGAAATCGCCGCCTACGGCGGAGGTTCCTTCACGAATAAAACTAATATCACCGAAGATAGTCTCAATCTGTCCATAAACAACGTGAAGTTCGATGACTCAGTCACAGTGGGTGGGAAAGTGGGGTATTGGTTTCCTGCCTTCTCCAACATTCTGTCCTATGGCCTTGGCGTGGATGTGTTTTATTTCCGACCGAACATCTCTGAGCAAACAGTTGGGCTCAGAGTCGGCAATCTCCAAGGTAGCGGTCGACTGTCCGCGATTAATATTCGAACTGTCGGAATTGGAGTGGATATTTTGAAACTGCGCTTGGAGCTATTGAAGGACGACCATTTCCAGCAGGGGCGGTTTCAACCGTATATCACGGCCGGTCCAGCTATCTTCCTAACTGAATTCAAACAGGATAATGAGAAGGCGAACGACACAAAGCTCGGTCTTAAGGCTGGTGGCGGGGTGCAGGTCCTTTTTACGAACATGGTTGGCCTATTTGCTGAGTACCGCTTCACCCATTATGTGGGAGCGGTTGATGTAGAGTTCTCCCCAGTAGATACGCGAACGCTGGAAGGTGATATCAATACTCACCATCTCGTAGGCGGCCTCGCCCTTCACTTCTAA
- a CDS encoding lipid-binding SYLF domain-containing protein, whose translation MSPLRALLCALGIFSVFVTTPALAAEPLEQQQLVEKARLTLEAFTADDGMKGSLKQLGQDSKGLFIVPQFVRGAVIVGGAGGSGVLLVRDERTNTWGGPVFYTMGSVSFGLQAGGDVSEMVLVVRTQKGLEEFYSNDFKLGANVGVTAGPVGAGMSGQGVTADVVSYARTKGAFAGLAVEGARIFVSNDSNAAYYGRPIRPIDIIVKKEVSNPQATTLRTAAETLLK comes from the coding sequence ATGTCACCCCTTAGAGCACTCCTTTGTGCACTCGGAATATTCTCTGTCTTTGTTACAACCCCCGCACTCGCCGCAGAGCCGCTGGAGCAACAGCAGCTGGTTGAGAAAGCCCGGCTGACATTGGAGGCATTTACGGCCGACGACGGAATGAAGGGATCACTGAAGCAATTGGGGCAAGACTCCAAAGGGCTCTTCATTGTCCCGCAGTTCGTGCGAGGAGCCGTCATCGTCGGCGGAGCGGGTGGTAGCGGCGTGCTGCTCGTTCGAGACGAGAGGACCAACACATGGGGAGGGCCAGTTTTCTACACCATGGGGTCGGTCAGCTTTGGCCTTCAGGCCGGGGGCGATGTCTCCGAGATGGTCCTCGTCGTCCGGACACAGAAAGGGCTCGAGGAATTTTATTCGAACGACTTCAAGCTCGGCGCCAATGTCGGGGTTACGGCCGGGCCTGTCGGGGCAGGCATGTCGGGTCAAGGAGTTACGGCCGATGTCGTTTCATATGCCAGAACGAAGGGAGCGTTCGCGGGCCTCGCAGTAGAAGGTGCCCGTATTTTCGTGTCAAACGACTCTAATGCTGCCTATTATGGACGGCCTATACGCCCGATCGATATCATCGTCAAAAAAGAGGTGAGTAATCCTCAGGCAACAACCCTTCGTACTGCGGCAGAAACGCTCTTGAAATAA